A single region of the Streptomyces sp. NBC_01262 genome encodes:
- a CDS encoding trypsin-like serine peptidase, giving the protein MPSLRPALAAAAVAALLAVSVTACGSSGDNADAKPGASATASGSDGFTLPTSLPTSLPTSAEDLDKWADALKNGGWKNWDKEQWLRDAADFINPIIEDLWDADRLRDADKTPSQGQDDSGVSNADDGTTDPQPAAIAAEQLSRPYHSASPATGKLLFDMPDGQAVCSATVVSDPANPGRSNLVWTAGHCVHAGASGGWYRNIVFVPSFNDKGLAGSALKSATKAQLAPYGTWWAQKAGTTQQWIDGGGESSATSSAYPYDFAVLKVTNPDSGKSLEETVGASVPVWFDAPTAEGIDSLQARGYPAAAPFDGYGYQQYGCTGDPVRLKLTSDAPTMNWLGCTMTAGASGGGWFAKRPDGTTALVSNTSIGPANSNTWLAGPHLGTLAKSLFDKVRTS; this is encoded by the coding sequence ATGCCATCCTTACGGCCAGCTCTCGCGGCGGCAGCCGTCGCCGCGCTGCTCGCGGTGTCCGTCACCGCCTGCGGGTCGTCCGGCGACAACGCGGACGCCAAGCCGGGCGCCTCCGCCACGGCTTCCGGCTCCGACGGCTTCACGCTCCCCACCTCACTTCCCACTTCGCTCCCCACCAGCGCCGAGGACCTCGACAAGTGGGCGGACGCGCTCAAGAACGGCGGCTGGAAGAACTGGGACAAGGAGCAGTGGCTGCGTGACGCGGCCGACTTCATCAACCCGATCATCGAGGACCTCTGGGACGCGGACCGGCTGCGCGACGCCGACAAGACCCCGTCCCAGGGCCAGGACGACTCCGGCGTCTCCAACGCGGACGACGGCACCACCGACCCGCAACCCGCGGCCATCGCAGCCGAGCAGCTGTCGAGGCCGTACCACAGCGCCTCTCCCGCCACCGGCAAGCTGCTCTTCGACATGCCCGACGGCCAGGCCGTCTGCTCCGCCACCGTCGTGAGCGACCCGGCCAACCCGGGCCGGAGCAACCTCGTGTGGACGGCGGGGCACTGCGTGCACGCCGGAGCCTCGGGCGGCTGGTACCGCAACATCGTCTTCGTGCCCTCCTTCAACGACAAGGGCCTGGCCGGCTCGGCGCTGAAGTCGGCCACCAAGGCCCAGCTCGCCCCGTACGGCACCTGGTGGGCCCAGAAGGCCGGCACCACGCAGCAGTGGATCGACGGCGGCGGCGAGTCGTCCGCGACCAGCTCCGCCTACCCGTACGACTTCGCGGTGCTGAAGGTGACCAACCCGGACTCCGGCAAGTCCCTGGAGGAGACCGTCGGCGCCTCCGTCCCCGTCTGGTTCGACGCCCCCACCGCCGAGGGCATCGACAGCCTCCAGGCGCGCGGCTACCCCGCCGCCGCCCCCTTCGACGGCTACGGCTACCAGCAGTACGGCTGCACCGGCGACCCGGTCCGGCTCAAGCTCACCTCGGACGCCCCGACCATGAACTGGCTCGGCTGCACCATGACCGCCGGGGCCTCGGGCGGCGGCTGGTTCGCGAAGCGGCCCGACGGCACGACGGCCCTGGTCAGCAACACCTCGATCGGCCCGGCCAACAGCAACACCTGGCTGGCGGGACCGCATCTCGGCACCCTGGCGAAGTCGCTGTTCGACAAGGTGCGCACGTCGTGA
- the miaA gene encoding tRNA (adenosine(37)-N6)-dimethylallyltransferase MiaA, translated as MNNVVAPRVIAVVGPTAAGKSDLGVAIAQALNGEVVNADSMQLYRGMDIGTAKLTTGERQGVPHHLLDIWDVTEAASVAEYQRLARAEIDRLHAAGRTPVLVGGSGLYVRAAIDALDFPGTDPEVRARLEAELAEHGTGPLHARLAAVDPEAARAILPSNGRRIVRALEVVEITGRPFTANLPGHEAVYDTVQIGVDVPRPELDERITLRVDRMWEAGLVGEVRALEKVGLREGRTASRALGYQQVLAALAGECTDQEARAETVRATKRFARRQDSWFRRDQRVHWLTARGKELAEQALALLGRAVTA; from the coding sequence GTGAACAACGTCGTCGCACCCCGCGTGATCGCCGTCGTCGGACCCACCGCGGCCGGCAAGTCCGACCTGGGCGTAGCCATCGCCCAGGCCCTGAACGGCGAGGTGGTCAACGCCGACTCCATGCAGCTGTACCGGGGCATGGACATCGGCACCGCCAAACTGACCACCGGCGAGCGCCAGGGCGTACCGCACCACCTCCTCGACATCTGGGACGTCACCGAGGCGGCCAGCGTCGCCGAGTACCAGCGCCTCGCCCGCGCGGAGATCGACCGGCTGCACGCGGCGGGCCGCACGCCGGTCCTGGTGGGCGGCTCGGGCCTCTACGTACGGGCCGCGATCGACGCCCTGGACTTCCCCGGCACCGACCCGGAGGTGCGGGCCCGCCTGGAGGCCGAGCTCGCCGAGCACGGCACCGGGCCCCTGCACGCGCGGCTCGCAGCCGTGGACCCGGAGGCGGCGCGGGCGATCCTGCCGAGCAACGGCCGCCGGATCGTCCGGGCGCTGGAGGTCGTCGAGATCACCGGCCGGCCCTTCACGGCCAACCTGCCCGGCCATGAGGCGGTGTACGACACCGTCCAGATCGGCGTGGACGTCCCGCGCCCCGAGCTCGACGAGCGCATCACGCTGCGTGTCGACCGGATGTGGGAGGCGGGCCTCGTGGGGGAGGTCCGGGCGCTGGAGAAGGTCGGCCTGCGCGAGGGCCGGACGGCCTCCAGGGCGCTGGGTTACCAGCAGGTGCTGGCCGCCCTCGCGGGGGAGTGCACGGACCAGGAGGCGCGCGCCGAGACCGTACGCGCCACCAAGCGCTTCGCCCGCCGCCAGGATTCCTGGTTCCGCCGTGACCAGCGGGTGCACTGGCTCACGGCGCGGGGAAAGGAACTGGCGGAGCAGGCGCTGGCGTTGCTCGGTCGTGCGGTCACAGCCTGA
- the hflX gene encoding GTPase HflX, translating into MTSSASSSQESRRLRAEALMGEDAAWSHEIDEERDGDQLDRSERASLRRVAGLSTELEDVTEVEYRQLRLERVVLVGVWTDGTVADAENSLAELAALAETAGALVLDGVIQRRDKPDPATYIGSGKARELRDIVLESGADTVVCDGELSPGQLIQLEDVVKVKVVDRTALILDIFAQHAKSREGKAQVSLAQMQYMLPRLRGWGQSLSRQMGGGGSGSSGGGMATRGPGETKIETDRRRIREKMAKMRREIAEMKTSRDLKRQERKRHKVPSVAIAGYTNAGKSSLLNRLTGAGVLVENSLFATLDPTVRRAETPTGRLYTLADTVGFVRHLPHHLVEAFRSTMEEVADADLILHVVDGSHPVPEEQLAAVREVFRDVEALNVPEIVVINKADAADPLVLQRLLRNEKHAIAVSARSGLGIQELLELIDEELPRPAVEIEALVPYTHGSLVARAHADGEVLSEEHTGEGTLLKARVHAELAADLEPYALAAQH; encoded by the coding sequence ATGACCTCCTCCGCTTCTTCATCTCAGGAATCCCGCCGCCTTCGGGCCGAAGCCCTCATGGGAGAGGACGCCGCCTGGAGTCACGAGATCGACGAGGAGCGTGACGGCGACCAGCTCGACCGCTCCGAGCGCGCCTCACTCCGCCGCGTCGCGGGTCTTTCCACCGAGCTCGAAGACGTCACCGAGGTCGAATACCGGCAGCTCCGTCTGGAGCGGGTGGTCCTCGTCGGCGTCTGGACCGACGGCACGGTGGCGGACGCCGAGAACTCACTGGCGGAACTGGCCGCACTCGCCGAGACGGCCGGTGCCCTCGTACTCGACGGCGTGATCCAGCGCCGCGACAAGCCCGATCCGGCGACGTACATCGGCTCCGGCAAGGCGCGGGAGCTGCGGGACATCGTCCTGGAGTCCGGCGCCGACACCGTGGTCTGCGACGGTGAGCTCAGCCCCGGCCAGCTCATCCAGCTCGAAGACGTCGTGAAGGTCAAGGTGGTGGACCGCACCGCCCTGATCCTCGACATCTTCGCCCAGCACGCCAAGAGCCGAGAGGGCAAGGCCCAGGTCTCGCTCGCGCAGATGCAGTACATGCTGCCTCGCCTGCGCGGCTGGGGTCAGTCGCTGTCCCGGCAGATGGGTGGCGGTGGCTCCGGCTCCTCGGGCGGCGGCATGGCCACCCGTGGTCCCGGTGAGACCAAGATCGAGACCGACCGGCGCCGCATTCGCGAGAAGATGGCGAAGATGCGCCGGGAGATCGCGGAGATGAAGACCAGCCGCGATCTCAAGCGCCAGGAGCGCAAGCGCCACAAGGTGCCCTCGGTCGCGATCGCCGGCTACACCAATGCCGGCAAGTCCTCGCTCCTCAACCGGCTCACCGGCGCGGGCGTCCTGGTGGAGAACTCGCTGTTCGCCACCCTCGACCCGACCGTGCGCCGGGCCGAGACCCCCACCGGGCGGCTCTACACGCTCGCCGACACCGTCGGCTTCGTACGCCACCTGCCGCACCACCTCGTCGAGGCCTTCCGCTCGACGATGGAGGAGGTCGCGGACGCGGACCTCATCCTGCACGTGGTCGACGGCTCGCACCCGGTGCCCGAGGAGCAGCTCGCCGCCGTACGCGAGGTGTTCCGCGATGTCGAGGCGCTCAACGTGCCCGAGATCGTCGTCATCAACAAGGCCGACGCGGCCGACCCGCTCGTGCTGCAGCGCCTGCTGCGCAACGAGAAGCACGCCATCGCGGTCTCCGCCCGCAGCGGCCTGGGCATCCAGGAGCTGCTGGAGCTGATCGACGAGGAGCTGCCCCGGCCCGCCGTGGAGATCGAGGCGCTCGTGCCGTACACGCACGGCTCCCTCGTCGCCCGCGCGCATGCCGACGGCGAGGTGCTCTCCGAGGAGCACACCGGCGAGGGCACGCTGCTCAAGGCACGGGTCCACGCCGAGCTGGCCGCCGATCTGGAGCCGTACGCGCTCGCTGCGCAGCACTGA
- a CDS encoding diaminobutyrate--2-oxoglutarate transaminase family protein: MDDEAAGARTAAGILRRQSLRESGARTYARSLPVVPVRARGMTIEGADGRRYLDCLSGAGTLALGHNHPVVLQAIREVLDSGAPLHVLDLATPVKDAFTTALFETLPRELAERSRVQFCGPAGTDAVEAAIKLVRTATGRSGLLAFSGAYHGMTAAALAATGDTAVRGAAGGSADATVARLPYPYDYRCPFGVGGELGAELGARLTANLLDDPKGGIQPPAGMILEPVQGEGGVIPAPDAWLRRMREITAARGIPLIADEVQTGVGRTGAFWAVEHSGIVPDVMVLSKAVGGSLPLAVIVYREELDTWLPGAHAGTFRGNQLAMAAGAATLTYVRENGLAGRADLVGGRMLARLRGLAAHHPCIGDVRGRGLMIGLELVDPRAEPDDHGALPAAPHFAAAVRQEALRRGLIVELGGRHGAVVRLLPPLTITDEQAEAVLDRLADSLAAVERMEPSDDRASGQ; the protein is encoded by the coding sequence CTGGATGACGAAGCGGCAGGCGCGCGGACGGCAGCCGGCATCCTGCGGCGCCAGTCGCTGCGCGAGTCCGGGGCCCGCACCTACGCCCGCTCGCTGCCGGTCGTCCCGGTCCGGGCCCGGGGCATGACGATCGAGGGCGCCGACGGCCGTCGTTACCTCGACTGCCTCTCCGGAGCGGGGACCCTGGCGCTCGGCCACAACCACCCCGTCGTCCTCCAGGCGATCCGCGAAGTCCTCGACTCCGGGGCCCCGTTGCACGTCCTGGACCTCGCGACCCCGGTCAAGGACGCCTTCACCACAGCCCTGTTCGAGACCCTGCCGCGCGAACTCGCCGAGCGGAGCCGCGTGCAGTTCTGCGGACCGGCCGGCACCGACGCGGTCGAGGCCGCCATCAAGCTCGTACGCACCGCCACCGGCCGCTCCGGCCTGCTCGCCTTCTCCGGGGCCTACCACGGCATGACCGCCGCCGCCCTCGCCGCGACCGGCGACACGGCGGTACGCGGCGCGGCGGGCGGCTCCGCCGATGCCACGGTGGCCCGGCTGCCGTACCCGTACGACTACCGGTGCCCCTTCGGGGTCGGCGGCGAGCTGGGCGCCGAGCTGGGCGCCCGGCTGACGGCGAACCTGCTGGACGACCCCAAGGGCGGCATCCAGCCCCCGGCCGGGATGATCCTCGAACCGGTGCAGGGCGAGGGCGGGGTGATCCCGGCGCCGGACGCCTGGCTGCGGCGGATGCGGGAGATCACCGCCGCCCGCGGCATCCCGCTGATCGCCGACGAGGTGCAGACCGGCGTCGGCCGCACCGGAGCCTTCTGGGCCGTCGAGCACAGCGGCATCGTGCCGGATGTCATGGTGCTGTCCAAGGCCGTCGGCGGCAGCCTCCCCCTCGCCGTCATCGTCTACCGCGAGGAGCTCGACACCTGGCTCCCCGGCGCCCACGCCGGCACCTTCCGCGGCAACCAGCTCGCCATGGCCGCCGGCGCCGCCACCCTCACGTACGTACGCGAGAACGGCCTCGCCGGGCGCGCGGACCTGGTCGGAGGGCGGATGCTCGCCCGGCTGCGCGGCCTGGCCGCCCACCACCCCTGCATCGGTGACGTACGCGGCCGCGGCCTCATGATCGGCCTCGAACTCGTCGACCCCCGTGCCGAGCCCGACGACCACGGCGCCCTGCCCGCCGCACCGCACTTCGCCGCGGCCGTCCGGCAAGAGGCCCTGCGGCGCGGCCTGATCGTGGAACTCGGCGGCCGCCACGGCGCCGTCGTCCGCCTCCTCCCGCCGCTCACCATCACCGACGAACAGGCCGAGGCCGTACTCGACCGCCTCGCGGACTCACTCGCGGCGGTGGAACGAATGGAGCCAAGCGATGACCGTGCTTCCGGGCAGTGA
- a CDS encoding antitoxin: MSLKETLRAKAGHMKTKAGDFVVHHGDKIESGLEKAAHKVDVRTKGKYSDKIDTGVGKARGALGHLKDDRSGH, encoded by the coding sequence ATGAGCCTGAAAGAGACTCTCAGGGCGAAGGCCGGCCACATGAAGACGAAGGCGGGCGATTTCGTCGTACATCACGGGGACAAGATCGAGTCCGGGCTCGAGAAGGCCGCGCACAAGGTCGACGTGAGGACCAAGGGCAAGTACAGCGACAAGATCGACACGGGTGTCGGCAAGGCGAGGGGTGCTCTCGGGCACCTCAAGGACGACAGGAGCGGGCACTAG
- the dapF gene encoding diaminopimelate epimerase yields the protein MTTAPQGLPFLKGHGTENDFVIVPDPDGTVELSPAAVARLCDRRAGIGGDGLLRVVRSAAHPEAAAMAGEAEWFMDYRNGDGSIAEMCGNGVRVFACYLTRAGLAEAGDLAVATRAGIRRVHVAKGASGDEGDITVDMGRAVLPEGRVTVAVGDREWPARNVNMGNPHAVAFVDDLAHAGKLFDAPSFAPAQAYPAGVNVEFVVDRGPRHVAMRVHERGSGETRSCGTGACAVMVATARRDGADPAVTGRPVTYTVDLPGGRLVITERTDGTVEMTGPAVIVAEGLIDPAWLG from the coding sequence GTGACCACCGCACCGCAGGGCCTGCCCTTCCTCAAGGGCCACGGCACCGAGAACGACTTCGTGATCGTCCCGGACCCGGACGGCACCGTCGAGCTGTCCCCGGCCGCCGTCGCGCGGCTGTGCGACCGACGGGCCGGCATCGGCGGCGACGGGCTGCTGCGGGTCGTACGGTCGGCCGCGCACCCGGAGGCGGCGGCGATGGCCGGCGAGGCCGAGTGGTTCATGGACTACCGCAACGGCGACGGCAGCATCGCCGAGATGTGCGGAAACGGCGTACGGGTCTTCGCCTGCTACCTGACGCGCGCCGGACTGGCCGAGGCGGGCGACCTCGCCGTCGCCACCCGCGCCGGGATCCGCCGGGTGCACGTCGCCAAGGGCGCTTCCGGCGACGAGGGCGACATCACCGTCGACATGGGCCGGGCCGTCCTGCCCGAGGGCCGGGTCACCGTCGCCGTCGGGGACCGCGAATGGCCCGCGCGCAACGTCAACATGGGCAATCCGCACGCCGTCGCCTTCGTGGACGACCTTGCGCATGCCGGAAAGCTGTTCGACGCCCCCTCCTTCGCCCCGGCGCAGGCCTATCCGGCAGGCGTCAACGTCGAGTTCGTCGTCGACCGCGGCCCGCGCCACGTGGCCATGCGGGTCCACGAGCGCGGCTCCGGCGAGACCCGCTCATGCGGCACCGGCGCCTGCGCGGTGATGGTCGCGACCGCCCGCAGGGACGGCGCCGATCCGGCGGTGACGGGGCGTCCGGTGACGTACACCGTGGATCTGCCGGGCGGGCGGCTGGTGATCACCGAACGGACCGACGGCACGGTGGAGATGACCGGCCCGGCCGTGATCGTGGCCGAGGGCCTGATCGACCCGGCCTGGCTCGGCTGA
- a CDS encoding M1 family metallopeptidase gives MIGSIAPAARRTALAALAAFVVLGLTAAALPGDPAAAGIGDRLYPDLGNAGYDVFNYDISFDYQGNDRPLDAVTRIDALAEDTLTRFDLDFARGTVRSVTVNGRPAQYAAEREELVVTPEVPVRSGEALHITVAHTSDPRASDDGGWVRTPDGLAMANQADAAHRVFPCSDHPSDKARFAFHVTAPKDLTVVANGLPESEVHHGAVTTWTYRTSHLMATELAQVSIGRSEILRRRGPHGLPLRDVIGAGDKEREDLGKRLAMTSGQIDWMERQVGPYPFETYGILSVDTTTGFELETQTLSLFERRVLLAPEADAAPVMVHELAHQWFGDSVAPAAWSDLWLNEGHATWYQWLYAAEKYGLKLDELARTVYRLDRQIRDAGGPPAAPLPPGKDGKLGIFRPNVYVSAALALYALRTEIGSAAFQRLERAWVTRHRDGNASTRDFIALASQTSKRDLSGFLEAWLYGKDTPPMPGHSDWKSDGPAKTVKAKPVKAKPVEAKSAKARKHA, from the coding sequence ATGATCGGATCCATCGCCCCCGCTGCCCGTCGAACAGCCCTCGCCGCGCTCGCAGCCTTCGTGGTGCTCGGCCTGACCGCCGCGGCGCTGCCCGGAGACCCCGCCGCGGCCGGAATCGGCGACCGGCTCTACCCGGACCTGGGCAACGCCGGCTATGACGTCTTCAACTACGACATCTCCTTCGACTACCAGGGCAATGACCGGCCGCTCGACGCCGTCACGCGCATCGACGCCCTCGCCGAGGACACCCTGACCCGCTTCGACCTGGACTTCGCGCGCGGCACCGTCCGCTCGGTCACGGTCAACGGCCGCCCCGCGCAGTACGCCGCCGAGCGCGAGGAACTGGTCGTCACCCCGGAGGTCCCGGTCCGGTCCGGCGAAGCGCTGCACATCACCGTCGCCCACACCAGCGACCCCAGGGCCTCCGATGACGGCGGCTGGGTCCGCACTCCGGACGGGCTGGCCATGGCCAACCAGGCCGATGCCGCGCACCGGGTCTTCCCGTGCAGTGACCACCCGTCCGACAAGGCCCGCTTCGCCTTCCACGTCACCGCCCCCAAGGACCTCACGGTGGTGGCCAACGGCCTGCCCGAGTCCGAGGTCCACCACGGGGCGGTCACCACCTGGACCTACCGCACCAGCCACCTCATGGCCACCGAGCTCGCCCAGGTCTCCATCGGCCGCTCGGAGATCCTGCGCCGGAGGGGCCCGCACGGACTGCCGTTGCGCGATGTGATCGGCGCCGGGGACAAGGAGCGCGAGGACCTCGGCAAGCGGCTCGCGATGACGTCGGGGCAGATCGACTGGATGGAGCGGCAGGTCGGCCCGTACCCCTTCGAGACGTACGGCATCCTCAGCGTGGACACGACCACCGGCTTCGAACTGGAGACGCAGACCCTCTCCCTCTTCGAGCGCCGCGTGCTGCTCGCGCCGGAAGCGGACGCCGCCCCCGTCATGGTGCACGAGCTGGCCCACCAGTGGTTCGGCGACAGCGTCGCCCCCGCCGCCTGGTCCGACCTGTGGCTCAACGAGGGACACGCCACCTGGTACCAGTGGCTCTACGCGGCCGAGAAGTACGGCCTGAAGCTCGACGAGCTGGCCCGCACCGTCTACCGCCTCGACCGCCAGATCCGCGACGCCGGCGGCCCGCCCGCCGCCCCCCTGCCGCCCGGCAAGGACGGCAAGCTCGGCATCTTCCGGCCCAACGTCTACGTCAGCGCCGCCCTCGCGCTGTACGCGCTGCGCACCGAGATCGGCTCTGCCGCCTTCCAGCGCCTTGAGCGCGCCTGGGTGACCCGCCACCGCGACGGCAACGCCTCGACGCGCGACTTCATCGCCCTCGCGTCGCAGACCTCCAAGCGGGACCTCAGCGGGTTCCTGGAGGCATGGCTGTACGGGAAGGACACCCCGCCGATGCCGGGGCACTCGGACTGGAAGAGCGACGGCCCGGCCAAAACCGTGAAAGCCAAGCCCGTGAAGGCCAAGCCGGTGGAGGCCAAGTCCGCCAAGGCCCGTAAACACGCGTGA
- a CDS encoding RelA/SpoT family protein, which translates to MSADNAVDAVSSGGGRSRLLLRGADFRRLGRAALLGPGSGRGRVTDAIEHVTKVHRAQHPGADIDILRRAYVLAESSHRGQMRKSGEPYITHPLAVTLILAELGAETTTLTASLLHDTVEDTDVTLDQVGEEFGEEVRYLVDGVTKLEKVDYGAAAEPETFRKMLVATGNDVRVMSIKLADRLHNMRTLGVMRPEKQARIAKVTRDVLIPLAERLGVQALKTELEDLVFAILHPEEYDRTRESIIEHAALPDPLAVVAEDVRGVLREAGIAAEVLVRPRHFVSVHRVRAKRGGMRPGSCDFGRILVLVGEDADCYAVLGELHTCFTPVIAEFKDFIAAPKFNLYQSLHTAIADGKGGIAEVLVRTRQMHRVAEAGVVALGNPYAACVAASPESAASGERVDPTQPGWLSRLLDWQRETPDSDAFWHTLRDELAQDREITVFSADGGTVGLPDGATCVDAAYALHGEAAHACVGSRVNGRLAPLGTALRDGDTLQLLMADGDSGDPHGYGPSPDWLEHARTPAARIAITRWLDAHPGAAHAEDEPAAPAVRTAAAVASRSADPVAETDPPGAGVRLARCCTPVPPDAVTGFAIRGGTVAVHRSECPTAARMTAAGRAHVSVRWRHDTAASGYRATLLAEALGRPRLLADLTEVIATQGVGIVNAAVEPPQEHRVRHTYTVELPDAEALPALMRAMRAVPGVYDVYRAHRQVAAASPSGV; encoded by the coding sequence ATGAGCGCAGACAATGCAGTGGACGCCGTGTCCAGTGGCGGTGGACGCAGCAGGCTGCTGCTGCGCGGAGCCGATTTCCGCAGGCTGGGCCGGGCGGCCCTGCTCGGGCCTGGCAGCGGCCGCGGGCGCGTGACGGACGCGATCGAACACGTCACCAAGGTGCACCGCGCCCAGCATCCCGGCGCCGACATCGACATCCTGCGCAGGGCGTACGTCCTGGCCGAGTCCTCGCACCGGGGCCAGATGCGCAAGAGCGGTGAGCCGTACATCACCCACCCCCTCGCGGTCACCCTGATCCTGGCCGAACTCGGCGCGGAGACCACGACCTTGACGGCCTCTCTGCTCCACGACACCGTCGAGGACACCGATGTGACCCTCGATCAGGTGGGGGAGGAGTTCGGCGAGGAGGTCCGCTACCTCGTCGACGGCGTCACCAAGCTGGAGAAGGTCGACTACGGCGCTGCCGCCGAGCCCGAGACCTTCCGCAAGATGCTGGTCGCCACCGGCAACGACGTGCGCGTCATGTCCATCAAGCTCGCCGACCGCCTGCACAACATGCGCACGCTGGGTGTCATGCGCCCCGAGAAGCAGGCGCGCATCGCCAAGGTCACCCGCGATGTCCTCATCCCGCTGGCCGAGCGGCTCGGCGTGCAGGCGCTCAAGACCGAGCTGGAGGACCTGGTCTTCGCGATCCTCCACCCCGAGGAGTACGACCGCACGCGCGAGTCGATCATCGAGCACGCGGCGCTGCCCGACCCGCTGGCGGTCGTCGCCGAGGATGTACGGGGCGTGCTGCGCGAGGCCGGGATCGCCGCCGAGGTGCTGGTCCGGCCCCGTCACTTCGTGTCCGTGCACCGGGTCCGGGCCAAACGCGGCGGCATGCGACCGGGAAGCTGCGACTTCGGCCGCATCCTGGTGCTGGTCGGGGAGGACGCCGACTGCTACGCGGTCCTGGGCGAGCTGCACACCTGCTTCACGCCGGTCATCGCGGAGTTCAAGGACTTCATCGCGGCCCCGAAGTTCAACCTCTACCAGTCGCTGCACACCGCCATCGCCGACGGAAAGGGCGGGATCGCCGAAGTCCTCGTGCGTACGCGGCAGATGCACCGGGTCGCCGAGGCCGGCGTCGTCGCCCTCGGCAATCCGTACGCCGCCTGCGTCGCCGCCTCCCCCGAGTCGGCCGCATCGGGCGAGCGCGTGGACCCCACCCAGCCCGGCTGGCTCTCCCGGCTGCTGGACTGGCAGCGCGAGACCCCCGACTCCGACGCCTTCTGGCACACCCTGCGCGACGAGCTCGCCCAGGACCGCGAGATCACCGTCTTCTCCGCCGACGGCGGCACGGTGGGCCTGCCCGACGGCGCGACCTGCGTGGACGCCGCCTACGCGCTGCACGGCGAGGCCGCCCACGCCTGCGTCGGCAGCCGCGTCAACGGGCGGCTCGCCCCGCTCGGCACCGCCCTGCGCGATGGCGACACCCTGCAGCTGCTGATGGCCGACGGCGATTCCGGCGACCCGCACGGCTACGGCCCCTCGCCGGACTGGCTGGAGCACGCCCGCACCCCCGCCGCCCGGATCGCCATCACCCGCTGGCTCGACGCCCACCCCGGCGCCGCGCATGCGGAGGACGAGCCCGCGGCGCCCGCTGTGCGCACCGCGGCAGCCGTCGCCTCCCGCAGCGCCGACCCCGTCGCCGAGACCGACCCGCCCGGCGCCGGCGTCCGGCTGGCCCGCTGTTGCACCCCCGTACCGCCCGACGCCGTCACCGGCTTCGCCATCCGCGGCGGCACCGTCGCCGTCCACCGCAGCGAGTGTCCGACCGCCGCCCGCATGACCGCCGCCGGCCGTGCCCACGTCTCCGTCCGCTGGCGCCACGACACCGCCGCCTCCGGCTACCGCGCCACCCTCCTCGCCGAGGCACTCGGCCGCCCCCGCCTCCTCGCCGACCTCACCGAGGTCATCGCCACCCAGGGCGTCGGCATCGTCAACGCCGCCGTGGAGCCCCCGCAGGAGCACCGCGTACGCCACACGTACACCGTCGAACTCCCGGACGCCGAAGCGCTGCCCGCGCTGATGCGCGCGATGCGGGCCGTCCCGGGGGTCTACGACGTCTACCGCGCGCACCGGCAGGTCGCGGCGGCCAGCCCGTCCGGCGTCTGA
- a CDS encoding class III extradiol dioxygenase subunit B-like domain-containing protein translates to MLVAAAVCPCPPLLVPEVAAGAAAELDPLRTACADAIGVLAASRPDLLVVVGAGMRGHVWEGGGEASLRPYGVDRTLRLGTGEDPAPLASPSLAVAAWLLERTTIAAPLHACAVPGDAPVDRMLGLGRGLADLADRVALLVMGDGSACRTLKAPGYLDERAEPYDAAVAAALGAADTAVLAGLDAELSAALKVSGRAPWQVLAGAAQSTAGLGGELLYDEAPYGVGYFVAAWS, encoded by the coding sequence ATGCTGGTTGCCGCTGCCGTCTGCCCCTGCCCGCCCCTGCTCGTCCCCGAGGTGGCCGCAGGCGCTGCCGCGGAGCTGGACCCGCTGCGCACGGCATGCGCGGACGCGATCGGCGTACTCGCCGCATCCCGGCCCGACCTCCTGGTCGTCGTCGGCGCGGGGATGCGCGGGCACGTATGGGAAGGCGGCGGCGAAGCCTCCCTGCGCCCGTACGGTGTCGACCGCACGCTGCGGCTCGGCACGGGCGAGGACCCGGCGCCGCTTGCGAGCCCGTCCCTGGCGGTCGCGGCATGGCTGCTGGAGCGTACGACGATCGCGGCCCCGCTCCACGCGTGCGCGGTGCCCGGTGACGCGCCCGTCGACCGGATGCTCGGTCTGGGCCGTGGGCTGGCGGACCTCGCGGACCGGGTCGCGCTGCTGGTGATGGGCGACGGGAGCGCCTGCCGCACCCTGAAGGCCCCCGGCTACCTGGACGAGCGGGCCGAGCCCTACGACGCCGCCGTGGCGGCGGCACTGGGCGCGGCGGACACGGCGGTGCTCGCCGGGCTGGACGCGGAACTCTCCGCCGCGCTCAAGGTCTCCGGCCGAGCCCCGTGGCAGGTGCTCGCGGGCGCCGCGCAGAGCACGGCCGGGCTGGGCGGTGAGCTGCTGTACGACGAGGCGCCGTACGGGGTGGGGTACTTCGTGGCCGCCTGGTCCTAG